TCGGGGTGATTGCCGATGACCATGGTGACAGCCATCGTCTCCCCGAGGGCACGACCGAGCCCCAGCATGACGGCTCCCACGATGCCGATCCGGGAGTTGCGCAGAACGCCGATGCGAATCATCTCCCAACGGGTGGCTCCCAGAGCAAGTACAGCCTCTCGCTGGCTATTGGGTACCGCGTTCATGATGTCGCGGGTCAGCGAGGAGATGATCGGAAGGATCATGATCGCGAGGATCATGCTGGCTGTCAGAAGGCCAACGCCGAAGTTGGTGCCTTCGAAGAAGCCGGTCCAGCCGAGCGTCTTATAGAGGAAGGGGCCGATGAGATCACGCATGAGCGGGACAAGGACGAAGACGGCCCAAAGACCATAGACGACGCTGGGAATGGCTGCCAGCAGTTCCGTGAGGAAGGAGATTGGGGCACGAAGAACGCGGGGGCACAGTTCCGTAAGAAAGATCGCTACTCCAAGTGCCAGTGGGACCGCCATACATAGAGCCAGCAGCGAAGTGGCGAGTGTGCCATAGATGAAGGGCAGCGCACCAAAGTCTCCAGAAACCGGATCCCACGCCTGGCGCGTGAAGAACTTCCAACCGAACTGGATGAGGCTCAACCGGGAGTGAACGACCAGAATGACGAAGATAAAGAGGACAATGGCGAAGATGCTGCACGCGCAGAGAAGCATAACCGCGGCGAAGCTATTATCAGCAAAGCTGCCGCTTCCCCGTTTGCTGAGGAAGTCTCGAATTGGAGACTGGGTTGCACCAACCGCAGTCGGCGTCGCATCCGCAGCAGATGCCACAGGAGGCGCTGGCAGGGGCGACGGTACAGGCAACGGAGAGCTTGATTCTCTTTCGGGAGTCATACGGGTAGAAGACACAATCCTATTTTTCCTGACGGTTGACTCTACGGATCGATTGTATCGAGCTTATTATCCTGAAACTGGGAGAAAAAAGATGCCGCACGGATCTCGAGGTGAAACCCGTGCGGCAGAGTAACTACTTTACGTTCGCGATGCTCTTGCGAACCATATCCTGCACCTGCTTGGGCAATGGAGCATAGGTCAGCGCAGCGGCTTCGGTTTCGCCATGGTCCAGCATCCAGCCCAGAAAATCGGCCAGCGCCTTTGCCTTGTTTGGATCGGTGGAGTGAGTTGGGATCAGCAGCCAAGTAAAGCTGGAGATCGGGTAGGAGTCGGCGCCTGCTGCGTTCGTGATGGAGACACGATAGTCGGCAGGCATTGTCTTGGCAGTGGCGGCGGCAGCAGCGGTCACACCGGCGGTCGACGCCTTGAGAAATCTACCTGAAGCATTGCGAACTGCGCCGAAGCTCATCTTGTTCGTCTCGGCGTAGATCAGCTCGACATAACCGAAAGAGTAAGGCGACTGGCGAACCATGCCGGCTACGCCCTCATTTCCCTTTTGGCCGATACCTGTCGGCCACTTGACCGAGGTGCTATGGCCTACTTTGTTCGACCAGTCAGGGCTCACCTTTGAGAGAAAGTCAGTGAAGATAAATGTTGTTCCACTTCCGTCCGAACGATAGACGGGCAGAATCGATTTGTCCGGCAGACTGACTCCCGGATTATCCTTTGCGATGCGCGCGTCGTTCCACTTGCTAATCTTGCCAAGATATATATCGGCAATGACGTCGGAAGAGAAGTTGAGTTCTTTGTTGACGCCCGGTAGATTGTAGACCGGTACCACTGCACCAAGGACTGTGGGGATGTGCATCACCTTGATCTTGGCATCCTTCAGCTGTTGATCGGTCATTGGTCCGTCGGTAGCGCCAAAATCGACGGTGCCTTCCGACACCTGGCGAATACCGCCGCCGGAGCCGATGGACTGATAGTTAATTTTCACGTCTGGGTGCAGCGCGCTGTATTCGCTAAACCACTTGGAGTAGATAGGATACGGGAAGGTCGCCCCGGCTCCGTTGATGTTCTGTGCGTTGGCTCCGATAGTTAAAAGCGCCAGTACGCCTGTTGCGATGACTTTCAGTTTCACTCGTCCCCCTAGGCTTAAGTGCATCGATCCATCAAACCAGTCAATACATCTCACAATGAGTGTGAGCGGGAATTGTTACGGGGAGGTTACATCGTAGTGAAAACGGCATTATTCCACTAAGTTCTGAGCTTTAGGGAGTGTGAATATAAAGTTGCTGCCGGCGTTGAGCTCGCTTTCGGCTCGAATCGATCCGCCGTGAGTCTGCACCATGTGTCGTGCAATGGCGAGTCCCAACCCGGTCCCGCCTGACTCTCTTGAACGCGCTTTGTCTACCCGATAGAAGCGCTCGAAGATGCGGCCGAGGTGTTCCGAGGCAATTCCGGGGCCAAAATCCCTCACACTGAACTCGACGGCCTCAATCGGATCCGACACGTCGCGGGACGAGACGATCACCTTGCAAACGGGTGCGTTCCTGGCCTGGCCGTACTTGATACCATTCTCAATGAGGTTGCTGAGAACCTGGAGGATCGCATCGGTGTCGGCGAAGACCTCGGCGGAGGAGATCTCACCAATCTCGAGGATCGATTCGGTGTCCTGTACGAGGCCGCTCATCGCCTGCACAGCATCGCGCACTAAAATGTCGGCTGGGATTGGGGCCGGGTGCAGCTCCTGCTCGGAGGATTCGACCCGTGCCATCACCAACAGATCTTCGGTCAGGCGATTCATTCGAGTTGCGTTCTTCAAGATGATGGTCAGAAACTCTCGCGCTGACTGACTGAGCGAAGCCTCGTGGTCAAGCAGTGTTTCAACGTAACCCGTAATCGACGTCAAGGGGGTACGCAGTTCGTGCGAAACATTAGCCACGAAGTCGCGCTGGGTTCGTTCGACCTGTTCGATG
This Tunturibacter gelidoferens DNA region includes the following protein-coding sequences:
- the pstC gene encoding phosphate ABC transporter permease subunit PstC gives rise to the protein MTPERESSSPLPVPSPLPAPPVASAADATPTAVGATQSPIRDFLSKRGSGSFADNSFAAVMLLCACSIFAIVLFIFVILVVHSRLSLIQFGWKFFTRQAWDPVSGDFGALPFIYGTLATSLLALCMAVPLALGVAIFLTELCPRVLRAPISFLTELLAAIPSVVYGLWAVFVLVPLMRDLIGPFLYKTLGWTGFFEGTNFGVGLLTASMILAIMILPIISSLTRDIMNAVPNSQREAVLALGATRWEMIRIGVLRNSRIGIVGAVMLGLGRALGETMAVTMVIGNHPDISKSLFAPGYTLASVIANEFSEATGDLYLSALIEIGLALFLVTIVVNAIARLMVWAVTRNAPARVN
- the pstS gene encoding phosphate ABC transporter substrate-binding protein PstS, with the translated sequence MKLKVIATGVLALLTIGANAQNINGAGATFPYPIYSKWFSEYSALHPDVKINYQSIGSGGGIRQVSEGTVDFGATDGPMTDQQLKDAKIKVMHIPTVLGAVVPVYNLPGVNKELNFSSDVIADIYLGKISKWNDARIAKDNPGVSLPDKSILPVYRSDGSGTTFIFTDFLSKVSPDWSNKVGHSTSVKWPTGIGQKGNEGVAGMVRQSPYSFGYVELIYAETNKMSFGAVRNASGRFLKASTAGVTAAAAATAKTMPADYRVSITNAAGADSYPISSFTWLLIPTHSTDPNKAKALADFLGWMLDHGETEAAALTYAPLPKQVQDMVRKSIANVK
- a CDS encoding sensor histidine kinase is translated as MRRGVFLSVFLRIAIALVFVALAGFSSLPHRWIIAGVLVIAWAGISAFSLARSVRQDVTLLQNSAAAIPERQVGEITPSFSDFDGLARAISVSSDQVNRSLSEASESRHELEAMIDSMQDAVVAVDPAGRIQWTNQRMQKLIPGASFSSAIRIGHALVQTIRDPEILDCVRTALEQRVVSDGRSTSLLPGRIFEVNVSPMPGGGAVAVLHDITRIEQVERTQRDFVANVSHELRTPLTSITGYVETLLDHEASLSQSAREFLTIILKNATRMNRLTEDLLVMARVESSEQELHPAPIPADILVRDAVQAMSGLVQDTESILEIGEISSAEVFADTDAILQVLSNLIENGIKYGQARNAPVCKVIVSSRDVSDPIEAVEFSVRDFGPGIASEHLGRIFERFYRVDKARSRESGGTGLGLAIARHMVQTHGGSIRAESELNAGSNFIFTLPKAQNLVE